A region from the Triticum urartu cultivar G1812 chromosome 1, Tu2.1, whole genome shotgun sequence genome encodes:
- the LOC125532537 gene encoding disease resistance protein RGA5-like — protein MAPCLVSASTGAMGSLQTKLRTILEYKLLRGVGRDIIIIHDVLRAMQSFLLMVADTEEHEQFDKSCADFVRELSYDIEDKIDNSMSLMLHHACPKSGIKKHMIKFNNLLPVKNRHQIAKDMRDIKSQILEAHDRCERYCRVEDVCPARTEFVDPRLCTVDTCAADLVGIDGPKYELVKWLRNGEDEQKVVSIVGCAGLGKTTLAKQVYDELRINFEYRAFVSISRSPDMATILKCVLSQFHAQDYSSDESEIPKLVDQIRDLLQDKRYFVIIDDIWDMKTWDVLKCALCKNSCGSVIMTTTRIYDVAKSCCSSNGDLVYNIQPLSVADSEKLFLNRVFGHEKGVPPELKEVSKDVLKKCGGLPLAINAISILLAAEENKEEWGHVGLSSVFAERHKKPDIDAMKYILSLSYFDLPPHLRSCLLYLAMFPEDCLIEKERLVHRWISEGFIRYQDGEDLVQVGERYLYELVNRSLIESVGVPYDGKARFYRVHNVILDFLMIKSMEENFCTLTSNQSRLDYKVRRLSLFANKDPSCIAQLDLSHARSLGASGHLGQLISSVKSNALRVLDVQDCSELGNHHVKDIGRNPLLRYLNISGTDVTELPIQIGDMGFLETLDASFTELVEMPGSITRLRQLQRLFVSDETKLPDLIGNMKRLQELGDINAFSQSVNFLNELGKLTGLRKLGIIWDTNDILKSGKGSSKEKRLVSSLSKLDAGRLSNLYVTFYLREKDGFIGHPFLPALNSIRRGSFDW, from the exons ATGGCACCATGTCTGGTGAGCGCATCCACGGGAGCAATGGGTTCCCTCCAGACAAAGTTGCGAACCATTTTAGAATACAAGCTGCTCAGAGGTGTTGGCCGCGACATCATTATCATCCATGATGTCCTCAGGGCCATGCAATCATTCCTCCTCATGGTGGCGGACACGGAGGAACATGAACAGTTTGACAAGAGTTGTGCTGACTTTGTGCGGGAGCTCTCATATGATATTGAGGACAAGATTGACAACTCCATGTCACTTATGCTCCATCACGCCTGTCCCAAGAGTGGCATCAAGAAGCACATGATCAAATTCAATAATTTGTTACCCGTCAAGAACCGCCATCAGATAGCCAAAGATATGAGAGACATCAAGAGCCAAATCCTGGAGGCCCATGATAGATGTGAAAGATACTGCAGGGTTGAGGATGTCTGTCCCGCAAGAACAGAATTCGTTGACCCTAGATTGTGCACAGTCGATACATGTGCAGCCGACCTTGTAGGCATTGATGGTCCGAAATATGAGCTTGTTAAGTGGCTGAGAAACGGGGAGGATGAACAGAAGGTTGTCTCTATTGTTGGTTGTGCGGGTTTAGGGAAGACAACTCTTGCCAAACAGGTCTACGACGAGCTTAGAATAAACTTTGAATATCGGGCTTTTGTATCAATTTCACGAAGCCCTGATATGGCAACCATTTTAAAATGTGTACTGTCTCAATTCCACGCTCAAGATTATTCTTCCGATGAAAGCGAGATTCCAAAACTCGTCGATCAAATCAGAGATCTCCTACAAGATAAAAG GTACTTTGTGATAATCGATGATATATGGGATATGAAGACATGGGATGTTTTGAAATGTGCGTTATGCAAGAATAGTTGTGGCAGTGTAATAATGACCACAACACGTATTTATGATGTAGCTAAATCATGTTGCTCTTCTAACGGGGATCTTGTCTACAATATCCAACCACTTAGTGTTGCTGACTCGGAGAAGCTATTTTTGAACCGAGTATTTGGTCATGAAAAGGGAGTTCCCCCTGAATTGAAAGAAGTCTCGAAGGATGTCTTAAAAAAATGTGGTGGTTTACCACTGGCCATCAATGCCATATCTATATTGCTGGCTGCTGAGGAAAACAAAGAAGAGTGGGGTCACGTGGGACTCTCTAGTGTCTTTGCAGAAAGACACAAGAAGCCTGACATTGATGCTATGAAATACATATTATCTCTGAGTTACTTTGACCTTCCCCCTCATCTAAGAAGTTGTCTATTGTATTTGGCTATGTTTCCCGAAGATTGTTTGATTGAAAAGGAGCGGTTAGTACACAGATGGATTTCAGAGGGCTTCATTCGCTATCAAGATGGGGAAGATCTTGTTCAAGTAGGAGAGAGATATTTATATGAGCTTGTTAACAGAAGTTTAATAGAATCAGTGGGCGTGCCATATGATGGTAAGGCACGGTTCTACAGAGTCCACAATGTTATCCTTGATTTCCTCATGATAAAGTCCATGGAAGAGAATTTTTGTACTTTGACAAGTAATCAATCAAGGCTAGATTACAAAGTACGTCGTCTCTCTCTGTTTGCAAATAAAGATCCATCATGTATCGCACAACTGGATTTATCGCATGCTCGATCTCTCGGTGCTTCTGGGCATCTTGGGCAATTAATTTCCTCTGTGAAGTCAAATGCTCTGCGTGTGCTCGACGTACAAGATTGCTCGGAGTTGGGGAATCATCATGTCAAAGATATTGGAAGAAATCCTCTATTAAGGTACTTGAACATCTCTGGAACAGATGTAACTGAGCTTCCCATACAGATTGGAGATATGGGGTTCCTAGAAACACTTGATGCATCATTTACGGAATTAGTTGAGATGCCTGGATCCATTACTCGTCTAAGACAACTGCAGCGTCTGTTTGTTTCAGATGAAACTAAATTGCCTGATCTTATTGGAAATATGAAGAGGTTGCAAGAGCTTGGTGATATAAATGCCTTCAGCCAATCAGTTAACTTTCTGAATGAGCTGGGCAAATTAACGGGTTTGCGTAAGCTGGGAATTATTTGGGACACCAATGATATTCTTAAATCTGGCAAGGGAAGTTCCAAGGAAAAAAGGTTGGTGTCCTCCCTCTCTAAACTGGATGCAGGCAGACTTAGCAACCTCTATGTTACATTTTATTTGAGAGAAAAGGATGGCTTCATAGGACATCCGTTCTTGCCTGCTCTCAATAGCATCcgacgtggat